The following proteins come from a genomic window of Miscanthus floridulus cultivar M001 chromosome 2, ASM1932011v1, whole genome shotgun sequence:
- the LOC136540176 gene encoding probable protein phosphatase 2C 31, which yields MGNGITKNPCFSGDPYAAAIVSDPLPSDSQGHSFTYVPSGAAFDQPTTAAAMSSESSLFSLSGAAISANQVTSASMPSFRLYNEMTWPLSSACMFESSRSFTAVPLQAAPPPLSMSGPVQFTSGRFSETSGSASTTSDSPFLSGPLDRPSAASSAVAVGVQPSVSQLIAERRAARSRLRDERSLLRFFVRTASKLQLGSPRYGRGPQEHPAEPIKVSFSDGDYRSPPNDNVEWAQGMAGEDRFHVAVSEEHGWVFVGIYDGFNGPDATDYLFANLYVAVHNELKGVLWDDIQAGDGARCVQQEAAAGNAERLCLAGADGDSAEAKRRRTEVPMPGNNVTTPVHRDVLRALARALEKTEEAFFAAAEERAADSPELGLMGSCVLVIVMKGKDVYVMNVGDSRAVLARRPELDLKNVLGKASQDLQQFKDEMMRELEAHDIDGLQAVQLTAEHSTAVQEEVMRIKGQHLNDRNAIVNGRVKGKINVTRAFGVAYLKQPKWNSRLLEAFKINYVGTDPYVTCTPSLCHHRIVGSQDKFLVLSSDGLYEFFTNKEVVDQVEAFTAAKPDGDPAHHLVGELVHRAARKAGMETRRLLAIPRGERRHYHDDVSIIVISFKGRIWRSSV from the exons ATGGGCAATGGCATCACCAAGAACCCATGCTTCTCCGGCGACCCGTACGCCGCCGCCATCGTGTCGGACCCGCTCCCGAGCGACAGCCAGGGTCACTCCTTCACCTACGTGCCATCAGGCGCCGCCTTCGACCAGCCCACGACGGCTGCCGCGATGTCGTCGGAGTCGTCGCTCTTCTCTCTGTCTGGCGCCGCCATCAGCGCCAATCAAGTGACGTCGGCGTCCATGCCTTCGTTCCGTCTTTATAATGAAATGACGTGGCCGCTGTCGAGCGCGTGCATGTTCGAGAGCTCGCGGTCCTTCACCGCCGTTCCACTCCAAGCGGCGCCGCCTCCGCTCTCCATGTCAGGGCCGGTCCAGTTCACGTCTGGCCGGTTCTCCGAGACGTCAGGCTCCGCGTCCACCACCTCAGACTCACCATTCTTGTCGGGTCCACTTGACCGCCCCTCGGCCGCCTCCTCGGCCGTGGCCGTGGGGGTCCAACCGAGTGTTTCTCAGCTCATCGCTGagcgccgcgccgcgcgctcCCGTCTCCGTGACGAGCGATCTCTGCTACGGTTCTTCGTGAGGACCGCATCCAAACTCCAGCTCGGGTCGCCGCGCTATGGCCGCGGGCCACAGGAACATCCTGCTGAGCCGATAAAGGTCTCCTTCAGCGATGGGGACTACCGCTCACCGCCGAACGATAATGTGGAGTGGGCTCAGGGCATGGCCGGCGAGGACCGGTTCCACGTCGCGGTGTCCGAGGAGCACGGTTGGGTGTTCGTCGGAATCTACGACGGTTTCAATGGGCCCGACGCGACCGATTACCTCTTCGCCAACCTCTACGTCGCCGTCCACAACGAGCTCAAAGGCGTGCTCTGGGACGACATCcaagcaggcgacggcgccaggtGCGTTCAGCAAGAAGCGGCTGCAGGCAATGCCGAACGCCTCTGTCTTGCTGGGGCCGACGGTGACAGCGCGGAGGCTAAGCGCAGGCGGACGGAAGTGCCCATGCCAGGCAACAACGTCACTACGCCAGTGCATCGCGACGTCCTGAGGGCGCTGGCGCGGGCACTGGAGAAGACGGAGGAGGCGTTCTTCGCGGCGGCGGAGGAACGCGCGGCCGATAGCCCGGAGCTGGGGCTGATGGGCTCCTGCGTGCTCGTCATCGTGATGAAGGGCAAGGACGTTTACGTCATGAACGTCGGGGACAGCCGCGCCGTGCTGGCGCGGAGGCCGGAGCTCGACCTGAAGAACGTCCTCGGCAAGGCGTCGCAGGACCTGCAGCAGTTCAAGGACGAGATGATGCGCGAGCTGGAGGCGCACGACATAGACGGCCTGCAGGCCGTGCAGCTCACCGCAGAGCACAGCACTGCGGTCCAGGAG GAGGTGATGAGGATCAAAGGTCAACATCTGAATGATCGGAACGCCATAGTCAATGGCCGGGTCAAGGGGAAGATCAACGTCACTAGAGCGTTTGGGGTCGCCTACCTGAAGCAG CCCAAGTGGAACAGCAGGCTTCTGGAAGCCTTCAAGATCAACTACGTCGGCACGGACCCGTACGTGACCTGCACGCCGTCGCTGTGCCACCACCGCATCGTTGGCTCGCAGGACAAGTTCCTGGTGCTGTCCTCCGACGGGCTGTACGAGTTCTTCACCAACAAGGAGGTGGTGGACCAGGTGGAGGCCTTCACCGCCGCGAAGCCCGACGGCGACCCCGCGCACCACCTCGTCGGGGAGCTCGTGCACCGCGCCGCGAGGAAGGCCG GCATGGAGACGCGCCGGCTGCTGGCCATCCCGCGCGGCGAGAGGAGGCACTACCATGACGACGTCTCCATCATCGTCATCTCGTTCAAGGGACGGATCTGGAGGTCGTCTGTCTAG